Proteins co-encoded in one Girardinichthys multiradiatus isolate DD_20200921_A chromosome 11, DD_fGirMul_XY1, whole genome shotgun sequence genomic window:
- the LOC124875869 gene encoding ubiquitin carboxyl-terminal hydrolase 2-like, giving the protein MPSMRHSYTVTVPVPGHPAALPLDEPELRRKQLSRSMLVSTFMGLIINPAKSKSPQGLVGLRNLGNTCFMNSILQCLSNTSELRDYCLRNIHHIELNKRTNLALMEEFAKLTQCLWMSANNEAVSPSEFRKQIQRFAPKFVGCNQQDAQEFLRFLLDGLHNEVNRATIWRKVSVEDIDHLADDEKARRMWNMYLEREDSKVVDLFVGQLKSSLTCTVCGFRSTVFEPFWDLSIPIPQKNAGGVTLKDCLKLFTREDVLEGEERPTCNKCKARRKCTKRFIIQRFPQVLVLHLKRFSDTKIRASKLSTYVDFPLKDLDLREFSAVSGERPVYNLYAVSNHTGNTLGGHYTAYCRNPVLGEWYTYNDSRVSPMSSSQVRSSNAYVLFYELANSSHSKYQTCRL; this is encoded by the exons ATGCCGTCTATGCGACACTCCTACACGGTGACGGTCCCGGTACCGGGACATCCCGCCGCTCTTCCGCTGGACGAGCCGGAGCTGCGGCGGAAGCAGCTGTCCCGGTCCATGCTGGTGTCAACGTTCATGGGTCTGATCATCAACCCGGCCAAG AGCAAAAGTCCTCAGGGCCTGGTGGGTTTACGGAACCTGGGCAACACG TGTTTCATGAACTCCATCCTGCAGTGTCTGAGCAACACCTCAGAGTTGAGAGATTACTGCCTGAGGAACATCCACCACATAGAGCTGAACAAGAGGACCAACTTGGCTCTCATGGAAG AGTTTGCAAAGCTCACTCAgtgtctgtggatgtctgcaAACAACGAGGCCGTCAGTCCTTCTGAATTCAGAAAGCAGATCCAGAGATTTGCCCCAAAATTTGTTGGCTGCAA TCAGCAGGATGCCCAGGAATTCCTACGATTCCTATTGGACGGCCTCCACAACGAGGTGAACAGGGCAACGATCTGGCGAAAGGTGTCCGTCGAGGACATTGATCACCTCGC AGATGATGAGAAAGCCAGGCGGATGTGGAACATGTACTTGGAGAGAGAGGACAGTAAGGTTGTGG ACCTGTTTGTGGGGCAGCTGAAAAGCTCTCTGACCTGCACAGTTTGTGGCTTCCGCTCCACCGTGTTTGAGCCATTTTGGGATCTCTCCATACCTATTCCACAG AAGAACGCTGGTGGAGTGACTCTGAAAGACTGCTTGAAGCTCTTCACAAGAGAAGATGTGCTTGAAGGAGAAGAAAGACCG ACATGCAACAAATGCAAAGCCAGAAGAAAATGCACAAAGAGGTTCATCATCCAGAGGTTCCCTCAGGTTCTTGTTCTTC ACCTGAAGCGTTTCTCAGACACGAAAATCCGTGCGAGCAAACTTTCCACCTATGTCGACTTTCCTCTCAAAGATCTGGACCTGCGAGAGTTTTCTGCGGTGAGCGGCG AGCGTCCCGTGTACAACCTGTACGCCGTGTCCAACCACACTGGAAACACCCTGGGAGGCCATTACACAGCGTACTGTAGGAACCCGGTGCTGGGGGAGTGGTACACCTACAATGACTCCAG GGTGAGTCCCATGTCCTCCAGCCAGGTGCGCAGCAGCAATGCCTACGTCCTCTTCTACGAGCTGGCCAACTCCTCACATAGCAAGTACCAGACGTGTCGGCTGTAG